From Macaca fascicularis isolate 582-1 chromosome 14, T2T-MFA8v1.1, a single genomic window includes:
- the SAA4 gene encoding serum amyloid A-4 protein isoform X3, with the protein MRLFTGIVFCSLVLGVTSENWFSFFKEALQGAGDLGRAYWNVLTSSHQNSKRYFYAQGNYDAAERGPGGVWAAKLISSTVLEDSKSNEKAEEWGRSGKDPDRFRPDGTPKND; encoded by the exons ATGAGGCTTTTCACAGGCATTGTTTTCTGCTCCTTGGTCTTGGGAGTCACCAGTGAAAACTGGTTTTCGTTTTTCAAGGAGGCTCTCCAAG gggctggggactTGGGTAGAGCCTATTGGAATGTGTTGACATCCAGTCACCAGAATTCAAAGAGATATTTCTATGCTCAGGGAAACTATGATGCTGCCGAAAGAGGACCTGGGGGTGTCTGGGCTGCTAAACTGATCAG CAGCACTGTATTGGAGGACTCGAAGTCCAATGAGAAAGCTGAGGAATGGGGCCGGAGTGGCAAAGACCCTGATCGCTTCAGACCTGACGGCACGCCTAAGAACGACTGA
- the SAA4 gene encoding uncharacterized protein SAA4 isoform X1, with translation MRLFTGIVFCSLVLGVTSENWFSFFKEALQGAGDLGRAYWNVLTSSHQNSKRYFYAQGNYDAAERGPGGVWAAKLISTESTSGLRTLPKKIDSLLPLSMSFPASSQSFLGWEKRRELAGGAISAALYWRTRSPMRKLRNGAGVAKTLIASDLTARLRTTELPAPLLSGNWAVSHTPLPPDRDTGSLSLVSPGTGIGHLEVFNKCLSN, from the exons ATGAGGCTTTTCACAGGCATTGTTTTCTGCTCCTTGGTCTTGGGAGTCACCAGTGAAAACTGGTTTTCGTTTTTCAAGGAGGCTCTCCAAG gggctggggactTGGGTAGAGCCTATTGGAATGTGTTGACATCCAGTCACCAGAATTCAAAGAGATATTTCTATGCTCAGGGAAACTATGATGCTGCCGAAAGAGGACCTGGGGGTGTCTGGGCTGCTAAACTGATCAG TACAGAAAGTACCAGCGGACTTAGGACTTTGCCCAAGAAGATTGATAGCCTTCTTCCCCTTTCCATGAGTTTTCCAGCCTCCTCTCAGTCGTTCCTTGggtgggagaagaggagggagttAGCAGGTGGAGCTATCTCAG CAGCACTGTATTGGAGGACTCGAAGTCCAATGAGAAAGCTGAGGAATGGGGCCGGAGTGGCAAAGACCCTGATCGCTTCAGACCTGACGGCACGCCTAAGAACGACTGAGCTTCCTGCTCCTCTGCTCTCCGGCAACTGGGCTGTGAGCCACACACCTCTCCCCCCAGACAGGGACACAGGTTCACTGAGCTTGGTGTCCCCAGGAACTGGTATAGGGCACCTagaggtgttcaataaatgtttgtcaaattGA
- the SAA4 gene encoding serum amyloid A-4 protein isoform X2, producing the protein MRLFTGIVFCSLVLGVTSENWFSFFKEALQGAGDLGRAYWNVLTSSHQNSKRYFYAQGNYDAAERGPGGVWAAKLISSTRVYLQGFLDYYLFGNSSTVLEDSKSNEKAEEWGRSGKDPDRFRPDGTPKND; encoded by the exons ATGAGGCTTTTCACAGGCATTGTTTTCTGCTCCTTGGTCTTGGGAGTCACCAGTGAAAACTGGTTTTCGTTTTTCAAGGAGGCTCTCCAAG gggctggggactTGGGTAGAGCCTATTGGAATGTGTTGACATCCAGTCACCAGAATTCAAAGAGATATTTCTATGCTCAGGGAAACTATGATGCTGCCGAAAGAGGACCTGGGGGTGTCTGGGCTGCTAAACTGATCAG CAGTACCAGGGTCTATCTTCAGGGATTTTTAGACTATTATTTATTTGGAAACAGCAGCACTGTATTGGAGGACTCGAAGTCCAATGAGAAAGCTGAGGAATGGGGCCGGAGTGGCAAAGACCCTGATCGCTTCAGACCTGACGGCACGCCTAAGAACGACTGA